One genomic window of Candidatus Pseudobacter hemicellulosilyticus includes the following:
- a CDS encoding T9SS type A sorting domain-containing protein, with product MLKRLPLFAGRTVRPGNLVFLLLVIAHLQVNAQCTLNNLDLVTFPPVSGTSFRFTGYLRHLPADYATATTQKYPLMIFLGGQGSQGNGGSAEICRLLTDQPDNPAGYINNGTWNGTGTANGETFSYIMLAVQYNYWDRPFGFGQKIDDLITYAINTYRVDTSRIYLTGMSSGANLVMDYIGGSDAWPRRLAAAAVSSVCHDSLVTRGGPERIAAADLPIYFVHCTVDESCPVQIADDWTAAINAINPDIVRYTRLVPRSGGNPPFDGLKWCQGWGHATWPVLYTTSESAANAWPPNMYNWFAAQARTITLPVTLRDFSARLVNDRVQLEWITAQEINNKQFTIERAGADRQFQPIGTVAGAGNSTTTKAYRFTDPSPLANLSYYRLVQTDLDGKEQRFDIRYIVNRSGASSLIAIAGNPFNTSLQAYISLDKPQQVTITLTDVNGKVLLNRQTRYAQGATALELPTARLPRGVYLLRAAGESLSEVHKVVKE from the coding sequence ATGCTAAAGAGGCTACCCCTTTTTGCTGGCCGTACCGTACGGCCAGGCAATCTTGTTTTCCTGTTGCTGGTCATTGCCCACTTGCAAGTGAATGCGCAATGCACTTTGAACAACCTGGATCTTGTAACATTCCCACCGGTATCCGGCACCAGTTTCCGATTTACCGGCTATCTCCGCCACCTGCCGGCTGATTATGCAACAGCCACCACCCAAAAATATCCGCTCATGATCTTCCTGGGAGGCCAGGGATCACAGGGCAATGGCGGCTCCGCAGAGATCTGCCGCCTGCTCACTGATCAGCCCGATAACCCGGCGGGTTATATCAACAATGGAACCTGGAATGGGACCGGCACCGCCAATGGAGAAACCTTTTCGTATATCATGCTGGCCGTTCAATACAATTACTGGGACCGGCCCTTTGGCTTTGGCCAGAAAATAGACGACCTCATCACCTATGCCATCAATACCTACCGGGTGGATACCAGCCGGATCTACCTCACCGGTATGAGTTCCGGCGCCAACCTGGTGATGGACTATATCGGTGGCAGTGACGCCTGGCCCAGACGCCTGGCCGCCGCCGCCGTATCTTCCGTTTGCCATGACTCTCTGGTCACCCGCGGCGGCCCCGAGCGTATTGCCGCCGCTGACCTGCCCATTTATTTTGTGCATTGTACTGTTGATGAATCCTGCCCGGTACAGATCGCGGATGATTGGACGGCTGCCATCAATGCTATCAACCCGGATATTGTACGTTACACCCGCCTGGTGCCCCGAAGCGGCGGCAACCCGCCCTTCGATGGACTGAAGTGGTGCCAGGGCTGGGGACACGCTACCTGGCCTGTACTCTATACTACCTCAGAAAGCGCCGCCAACGCCTGGCCGCCCAATATGTATAACTGGTTTGCCGCGCAGGCCCGCACCATCACATTACCTGTAACCCTCCGGGATTTTTCTGCCAGGCTGGTCAACGACCGCGTACAACTGGAATGGATCACGGCGCAGGAGATCAACAATAAACAATTTACCATTGAAAGGGCCGGCGCCGACCGCCAGTTCCAGCCCATCGGCACCGTAGCCGGGGCCGGGAATTCAACTACCACCAAAGCGTATCGCTTCACTGATCCCAGCCCGCTGGCCAACCTCAGCTATTACCGGCTGGTGCAGACAGACCTGGACGGCAAAGAACAGCGCTTTGATATCCGGTACATCGTGAACCGCTCCGGCGCGTCCTCCCTCATTGCCATAGCAGGCAATCCTTTCAATACATCCCTGCAGGCCTATATCAGCCTGGATAAACCACAGCAGGTGACCATCACCCTGACCGATGTAAATGGAAAAGTTTTGCTGAACCGGCAAACAAGGTATGCGCAGGGCGCCACAGCCCTGGAGCTGCCTACCGCCCGGCTGCCGCGCGGCGTCTACCTGTTGCGTGCTGCCGGCGAAAGCCTCTCGGAGGTACATAAAGTTGTGAAGGAGTAA
- a CDS encoding glycosyltransferase, whose translation MCKTIKFNTNNHKPLILLSALDWGLGHTTRCIPLIQALQDCGCTVTVAGNPGQQALLRAEFPHISFVDLAGANLRYGHSRRGTLARLLWQLPRLYASIRKEQRWLKGFLQQNPVDAIIADNRFGLYARGIPSIFITHQLAVKTGFGPLADWLAQRLNYRFIRRFTACWVPDYATAPSLAGSLSHPGRLPGLPVHYLGGLSRFQARSAPAQDFYGQDPLAGLPDQALDPPAANAENADPPTILQDQGTGSPVAKPEKTGPQDQPLSPQLPQILFDSLSPAGLFGHPSLDNGHQPKLSRGDYPSWRDVPSGQSTGIHFELLIILSGPEPQRSRLENILLEEINQFPGRVALVRALPGQQEPPLTGRPQLAVFNHLPAHHLQTLIEHASLIVSRSGYTTVMDLLKLRRKAILIPTPGQAEQEFLGQHLHRERLAYCAAQEGFSLAKAITAAEQFEFAIPAFSMEEYRKVVEAFVDALIARQH comes from the coding sequence TTGTGTAAAACTATCAAATTTAACACCAATAATCATAAACCCTTAATACTGCTTTCAGCACTGGACTGGGGCCTGGGTCATACTACCCGCTGTATCCCCCTGATCCAGGCCCTGCAGGATTGTGGCTGCACAGTGACAGTGGCCGGAAACCCAGGCCAGCAGGCCCTTCTGCGGGCCGAGTTCCCCCATATCAGCTTTGTTGACCTGGCGGGCGCCAACCTCCGCTATGGCCATAGCCGCCGGGGTACCCTGGCCCGCCTGCTCTGGCAGCTTCCCCGGCTCTATGCCAGTATCCGGAAAGAGCAACGCTGGTTAAAAGGCTTTTTACAGCAAAATCCGGTAGACGCCATTATTGCTGATAACCGTTTTGGCCTGTATGCCCGCGGTATCCCCTCCATATTTATCACCCACCAGCTGGCGGTGAAGACGGGCTTTGGCCCGCTGGCCGACTGGCTGGCGCAGCGGCTCAATTACCGGTTTATCCGCCGGTTTACGGCCTGCTGGGTGCCGGACTATGCCACAGCGCCTTCCCTGGCCGGTTCCCTGTCCCATCCCGGCAGGCTGCCGGGACTGCCGGTCCATTACCTGGGCGGCCTGAGCAGGTTCCAGGCCCGCTCAGCCCCGGCACAGGACTTCTATGGCCAGGATCCGCTGGCGGGACTGCCGGATCAGGCCCTGGATCCCCCTGCAGCAAATGCTGAAAATGCGGATCCGCCAACAATTTTACAGGACCAGGGCACTGGTTCCCCCGTAGCGAAACCGGAAAAGACAGGTCCGCAGGACCAGCCGCTCTCCCCGCAGCTGCCACAGATCCTGTTTGATTCCCTTAGCCCAGCCGGGCTCTTCGGCCATCCCTCGCTGGACAATGGTCACCAGCCGAAGCTCAGCCGGGGCGACTATCCTTCCTGGCGGGATGTCCCCAGCGGCCAATCGACCGGCATCCACTTTGAACTGCTGATCATCCTTTCCGGCCCCGAGCCACAGCGGAGCAGGCTGGAAAATATCCTGCTGGAGGAGATCAACCAATTCCCGGGCAGGGTGGCCCTGGTCCGGGCCCTGCCGGGCCAGCAGGAGCCGCCGCTGACGGGCAGGCCACAACTGGCGGTCTTCAATCACCTGCCGGCGCATCACCTGCAGACCCTGATTGAACATGCCTCGCTGATCGTCAGTCGCTCAGGTTATACTACCGTTATGGACCTGCTGAAGCTCCGGCGGAAAGCTATCCTGATCCCAACTCCCGGACAGGCGGAACAGGAATTTCTGGGTCAGCACCTGCACCGGGAAAGGCTGGCGTATTGCGCTGCACAGGAGGGCTTCAGCCTGGCAAAGGCTATTACAGCAGCAGAACAGTTTGAATTTGCCATACCGGCGTTCAGTATGGAAGAATATAGAAAAGTTGTAGAAGCGTTTGTTGACGCGCTGATAGCGCGTCAACATTGA
- a CDS encoding aminotransferase class I/II-fold pyridoxal phosphate-dependent enzyme, with translation MKLSHLAETLIGSEIVKLGGEIREKIRQGEKIYNFTVGDFDPAIFPIPAGLETAIIEAYRQHLTNYPAAEGNLDLREAIGAFLEEREALTYTPAEILIAAGGRPLIYSLFRAVCDPGDKVVYAVPSWNNNHYAHFVGAEHVVVEASPANNFMPTVEQLRPYIKGATLLALCSPQNPTGTTFTAEDLTAICDLVLEENARRSPSDKKLYVMYDQMYWHLTYGEIRHHNPVTLRPAMREYTVFIDAISKVFAATGVRVGWSFGPKIIMDKMKAILSHVGAWAPMAEQKALARFLPQREAIDEYLSQFRTAVESRLVGIYKGLQQLKQEGFAVDAITPQAAIYLTIQFDLAGKQTATGKKLENQADVTAYLLNEAKLAVVPFYAFGADKSSPWYRLSVGTCKVEEIPAMITQLRNALKQLS, from the coding sequence ATGAAACTGAGCCACCTTGCTGAAACCCTGATCGGGTCAGAGATTGTTAAACTGGGCGGAGAGATCCGTGAAAAGATCAGACAGGGCGAAAAGATCTACAACTTCACTGTTGGCGACTTTGATCCCGCTATTTTCCCCATTCCCGCCGGCCTGGAAACAGCCATCATTGAGGCTTACCGGCAGCACCTGACCAATTATCCCGCAGCAGAGGGCAACCTGGACCTGCGCGAAGCTATTGGCGCTTTCCTGGAGGAACGCGAAGCCCTGACCTATACACCGGCAGAGATCCTGATTGCCGCCGGTGGCCGACCGCTGATCTACTCCCTGTTCAGGGCTGTCTGCGATCCCGGCGATAAAGTGGTCTATGCCGTACCTTCCTGGAACAATAACCACTACGCCCATTTTGTAGGCGCCGAACACGTAGTGGTGGAAGCATCTCCTGCCAATAATTTTATGCCCACGGTAGAACAGCTGCGCCCATATATCAAAGGCGCTACCCTGCTGGCCCTCTGCTCACCGCAGAACCCAACGGGTACTACCTTCACTGCTGAAGACCTGACCGCTATCTGCGACCTGGTGCTGGAAGAAAATGCCCGTCGCAGCCCCTCCGATAAAAAGCTCTATGTCATGTACGACCAGATGTACTGGCACCTGACCTATGGCGAGATCCGCCACCATAACCCTGTGACCCTTCGCCCGGCCATGCGGGAATACACTGTTTTCATTGACGCCATCAGTAAGGTCTTTGCCGCTACCGGTGTACGGGTGGGCTGGTCCTTTGGTCCAAAGATCATCATGGATAAAATGAAAGCCATCCTCAGTCATGTAGGCGCCTGGGCGCCCATGGCGGAACAGAAGGCCCTGGCCAGATTCCTTCCCCAACGGGAAGCTATTGACGAGTACCTGTCCCAGTTCAGAACAGCCGTGGAAAGCAGGCTGGTGGGCATTTACAAAGGGCTGCAGCAACTGAAACAGGAAGGATTTGCGGTAGATGCCATTACCCCGCAGGCAGCCATTTACCTGACCATCCAGTTTGACCTGGCCGGCAAACAAACAGCAACCGGTAAAAAACTGGAGAACCAGGCCGATGTGACCGCCTACCTGCTGAACGAAGCCAAGCTGGCGGTAGTACCGTTCTATGCTTTTGGCGCCGATAAGTCTTCCCCCTGGTACCGGCTGAGCGTAGGCACCTGTAAGGTAGAAGAGATCCCCGCTATGATCACACAGCTGCGGAATGCTTTGAAGCAGCTGTCATAA
- a CDS encoding methyltransferase domain-containing protein codes for MTTTPDHLQETDPTGLATLENLAAAKRFNEWMFQTVRPFLKGHVFEAGSGIGNISELILGSGLSLTASDLRDEYIFKLKDKFRDNPLLKDVLAVDLAIPDFEQQFPGLVSHFDSFIALNVVEHIEHADLAIANARKMLKPGGHMVILVPAFQWLYNSFDTELGHFKRYTARTLKQLLAGQQLEVIHSQYFNVMGMAGWFVNGGILKKKMIPAGQLKLYNSLVPAFRLLDRVTFNSMGLSVIAIGRKPV; via the coding sequence ATGACAACAACGCCTGATCATTTACAGGAGACTGACCCCACCGGGTTGGCGACACTGGAGAACCTGGCTGCGGCCAAAAGGTTCAATGAATGGATGTTCCAGACAGTGCGGCCCTTTCTGAAAGGCCATGTATTTGAAGCAGGCAGTGGTATCGGTAATATCTCTGAGCTGATCCTTGGCAGTGGGCTATCCCTCACCGCCAGCGACCTGCGCGATGAGTATATCTTTAAGCTGAAAGACAAATTCAGGGACAACCCCTTACTGAAGGATGTCCTGGCCGTAGACCTGGCCATCCCTGATTTTGAACAGCAGTTCCCCGGGCTGGTCAGCCATTTCGATTCCTTCATTGCCCTCAACGTGGTGGAGCATATTGAACATGCCGACCTGGCCATTGCCAACGCCCGGAAAATGCTGAAGCCCGGTGGTCATATGGTGATCCTGGTGCCTGCCTTTCAGTGGTTATACAACTCATTTGACACAGAACTGGGCCATTTCAAAAGATATACCGCCCGGACACTGAAACAGCTGCTGGCCGGCCAGCAGCTGGAAGTCATCCATTCCCAATACTTCAATGTCATGGGCATGGCCGGCTGGTTCGTGAACGGCGGTATCCTGAAGAAGAAAATGATCCCCGCCGGTCAGCTGAAATTATACAATTCATTAGTTCCGGCCTTCCGGCTGCTGGACAGGGTCACTTTCAATTCAATGGGCCTGTCCGTGATTGCCATTGGCCGTAAACCCGTTTAA
- a CDS encoding glycosyltransferase family 2 protein, translating to MISFNKLSIVIPAYNEGATIHHILDRIATVQLINDIKKELIIVNDCSKDNTEEAILKYIAEHPEQDINYYRHEVNQGKGAALHTGITKATGDFVVIQDADLEYDPEEFNLLIKPVLRGSADVVFGSRFMGGNPHRILFFWHSIGNKVLTALSNMFTNLNLTDMETCYKMFRRPLIQDIKLKEKRFGFEPEVTAKIARIKNIKVYEVGISYYGRTYAEGKKINWKDGFRAIYCILKYNIFSK from the coding sequence ATGATTTCTTTCAACAAGCTTTCGATTGTGATCCCGGCTTACAACGAGGGGGCAACCATTCACCACATCCTCGACCGGATTGCAACAGTGCAACTCATCAATGACATCAAAAAAGAACTGATCATTGTCAATGACTGCTCCAAAGACAATACAGAAGAGGCGATCCTCAAGTACATCGCCGAACACCCGGAGCAGGACATTAATTACTACCGCCATGAGGTGAACCAGGGCAAGGGCGCAGCATTGCATACCGGCATCACCAAAGCCACCGGCGATTTTGTAGTGATCCAGGACGCCGATCTTGAATATGACCCGGAAGAGTTCAACCTGCTCATCAAGCCTGTATTGCGTGGATCAGCCGATGTGGTCTTTGGTTCCCGCTTTATGGGCGGCAACCCGCACCGCATCCTTTTCTTCTGGCACTCTATCGGCAACAAAGTACTGACAGCCCTCTCCAATATGTTCACCAACCTCAACCTGACGGACATGGAAACCTGTTACAAAATGTTCCGCAGGCCGCTGATCCAGGATATCAAACTGAAAGAAAAACGATTTGGCTTTGAACCCGAGGTGACAGCCAAAATTGCCCGGATAAAGAATATCAAAGTGTATGAGGTAGGCATCTCCTACTATGGCCGTACCTATGCAGAGGGCAAAAAGATCAACTGGAAAGATGGCTTCCGCGCTATTTACTGCATTTTAAAATATAACATCTTCAGCAAATGA
- a CDS encoding YceI family protein — MKRISLAFAILAASGLLFTAFKKSEPVPVKKQENPARATTKWTVDKSHSNVRFTVTHMVVSEMEGSFRGFDGSMEHTKADFSDAKIVWTIDVNSINTDNENRDKHLKNEDFFAAEKYPQIKFQSTAFKPLGDNKYKLEGNLTVRDVTKPVVFDVTYGGTLKTQRGNKAGFKAKTVIDRFEYGLKWSRMTEAGGLTVGKDVSISVNIELDEVKAAQ, encoded by the coding sequence ATGAAGAGAATTTCATTGGCTTTTGCAATACTGGCCGCATCCGGCCTGCTTTTCACTGCATTTAAAAAATCTGAGCCGGTTCCGGTAAAAAAACAGGAAAACCCTGCCCGCGCCACCACTAAGTGGACGGTAGACAAATCACATTCCAATGTCCGCTTTACGGTTACCCACATGGTGGTTTCCGAAATGGAGGGCAGCTTCCGCGGTTTTGATGGCAGCATGGAACATACCAAGGCTGATTTTTCCGACGCCAAAATTGTCTGGACCATTGATGTCAATTCCATCAATACAGATAATGAGAACCGCGACAAGCACCTGAAGAACGAAGACTTCTTTGCCGCTGAAAAATATCCCCAGATCAAATTCCAGAGCACTGCTTTTAAACCCCTGGGTGATAATAAATACAAACTGGAAGGCAACCTGACCGTAAGGGATGTTACCAAACCCGTGGTATTTGACGTTACCTACGGAGGCACCCTCAAAACACAAAGGGGTAACAAAGCTGGTTTCAAAGCTAAAACTGTTATCGACCGTTTTGAATACGGACTTAAATGGAGCAGGATGACAGAAGCCGGCGGCCTCACCGTAGGTAAGGACGTTTCCATCAGCGTAAATATTGAGCTGGACGAAGTGAAAGCCGCCCAGTAA
- a CDS encoding DUF5106 domain-containing protein has product MKKIVSLLTLLAIVLVTTAQTGYTIAVTVKPYKNDWVYLGYHYGKMKALTDSVKLDANSQGVFKGKEALPGGIYFIVSPRKEILFELLVDKQQHFSITADSAQLPNGIVFKGSADNSLFQQYTVFANKTGQAMAQGRAALATAKTAKDSAAIQTALQKNGDHMQSFRDSINHKHPESLLAALLQAMKEPVVPPAAKQPGGKYDSAFAYHYVKEHYWDGVEFNDGRLVRTPFFEIKLEKYYRDLVSPDPDSVIKEADYMLLYARSDKEMFKYLMVTFVQKYVNPQYMGQDAVFVHLFEKFINTGQTDFFTEEYKEFMTKRAYSIMANLIGRQGADLKMVDTLDKPATLYKVQAPLVVLCFWDPTCSHCKEVVPKVDSIFQASWKAKGVKVYGVMVEGGKDKWMDFIRTHNLKDWLHVYQLPADTDADAAAGRPGYRQLYDVFQTPILYLLDKDKRILAKKLDYLQLNEVINMKLQQPNTQ; this is encoded by the coding sequence ATGAAAAAGATCGTATCATTACTGACCCTGCTGGCTATTGTGCTGGTGACCACTGCGCAGACAGGCTATACTATTGCTGTCACGGTAAAACCCTATAAGAATGACTGGGTTTACCTGGGCTATCATTATGGTAAAATGAAGGCCCTGACAGATTCCGTGAAGCTGGACGCCAACAGCCAGGGCGTATTCAAAGGAAAGGAAGCCCTTCCCGGCGGGATCTATTTCATCGTTTCTCCCCGTAAAGAGATCCTCTTTGAACTGCTGGTAGACAAACAGCAGCATTTTTCCATCACTGCAGATTCTGCCCAATTGCCCAATGGCATTGTGTTCAAAGGATCTGCTGATAACAGCCTTTTCCAGCAATACACTGTTTTTGCCAATAAGACCGGTCAGGCCATGGCACAGGGCAGAGCCGCCCTGGCTACGGCTAAAACAGCCAAAGACTCGGCTGCTATACAGACCGCGCTCCAGAAAAATGGGGATCATATGCAGTCCTTCCGGGACAGCATCAACCATAAACACCCGGAATCCCTGCTGGCAGCCCTGCTGCAGGCTATGAAAGAGCCCGTGGTGCCGCCCGCAGCCAAACAGCCCGGTGGTAAATACGATTCTGCTTTTGCCTACCACTACGTGAAAGAGCATTACTGGGATGGCGTTGAATTCAATGACGGTCGCCTGGTACGTACGCCTTTCTTTGAGATCAAACTGGAAAAATATTACCGCGACCTGGTATCACCCGATCCCGATTCCGTGATCAAAGAGGCCGATTATATGCTCCTGTATGCCCGGAGCGATAAAGAGATGTTCAAATACCTCATGGTGACTTTTGTGCAGAAATACGTCAACCCCCAGTACATGGGCCAGGATGCCGTTTTTGTTCACCTGTTTGAAAAGTTCATCAATACCGGGCAGACCGACTTCTTTACCGAAGAATACAAGGAGTTCATGACCAAAAGGGCTTACAGTATTATGGCCAACCTGATTGGCCGCCAGGGCGCCGACCTCAAAATGGTGGATACCCTGGATAAGCCGGCTACGCTCTATAAAGTACAGGCGCCCCTGGTGGTGCTCTGTTTCTGGGATCCCACCTGCAGCCATTGTAAAGAAGTGGTGCCCAAAGTGGATTCCATTTTCCAGGCCAGCTGGAAGGCCAAAGGCGTAAAGGTCTACGGGGTGATGGTGGAAGGTGGTAAGGATAAATGGATGGATTTTATCCGGACCCACAATCTGAAAGACTGGCTGCACGTTTACCAGTTACCTGCCGATACGGATGCCGATGCCGCCGCCGGCAGGCCCGGGTATCGCCAGCTGTATGATGTGTTCCAGACCCCCATCCTCTACCTGCTGGATAAAGACAAAAGGATCCTGGCCAAAAAGCTCGATTACCTGCAGCTCAATGAAGTGATCAATATGAAGCTGCAGCAACCCAATACTCAATAG
- a CDS encoding peptidylprolyl isomerase: MTILRKLTTASVLTLAIGAGHAQTIFTYGKKPVSRDEFLKAFNKNNTEQQPSAGSYQDYLELYSRFKIKVQAALDQRLDTLPTQRAELASFRNQVVENYMNDEASLQVMITEALERSRKDLHIAHIFIPLTPDAAADKVQSAQDKINAASAALKSGEDFGQVALRYSEDPAVSSNKGDLGFLTVFILPYELENIVYNTPAGQVSTAFRSPVGYHLFKNLGERKALGKIKVAQILLGFPPEATSAQEQAQARLADSLYKVLGQGGDFKALAAQYSADNLTYHSGGEMLDFGVGQYEKAFEEAAFGLPEDGAISKPVRSSFGYHIIKRLQRLPVPEGADNSYREEIRFLVQRSDRMAVARKVLYKKILELTGYKTYTVDLEALGHYADSVLRQEYSAGQSMPDPQTPLFSFSGQVFRVPDFRTFLQTTVRVEPKNARGPQQLLDAFTERAAFDYYRNHLETYNTEFASQLHEFQEGNLLFEIMQRNVWEKAAADSTGLAKFYAANSSKYWWEASADAIIFTAASQELAEATRTRIAADPSQWRNLVEAANGALQADSGRFELGQIPVLERTNFTPGLITANVKNDTDNSLLFAYIYKVYSDRQPRIFADARGFVINDYQQELEEKWIAELKKKYPIKINQKVLKGLPQ, encoded by the coding sequence ATGACCATTCTGCGTAAGCTGACAACTGCCTCGGTACTGACACTGGCCATAGGCGCCGGTCATGCACAAACGATATTTACCTATGGTAAAAAGCCCGTGAGCAGGGATGAGTTCCTCAAAGCCTTCAATAAGAACAATACCGAACAGCAGCCGTCTGCCGGATCTTACCAGGATTACCTGGAACTGTACAGCCGTTTCAAGATCAAGGTGCAGGCCGCCCTGGACCAGCGGCTGGATACCCTTCCCACCCAACGGGCTGAACTGGCCAGCTTTCGCAACCAGGTAGTGGAAAATTATATGAATGATGAGGCCAGTCTCCAGGTCATGATCACCGAAGCCCTGGAGCGTAGCCGGAAAGACCTGCATATTGCCCATATTTTTATACCATTGACCCCTGATGCTGCTGCGGATAAGGTGCAATCTGCGCAGGATAAGATCAATGCTGCCAGCGCTGCCCTGAAGAGTGGGGAAGATTTTGGACAGGTAGCCCTCCGTTATTCGGAAGATCCTGCTGTCAGCAGTAACAAAGGCGATCTTGGCTTTTTGACCGTTTTCATTCTCCCCTATGAACTGGAAAATATTGTCTACAATACCCCTGCCGGTCAGGTCAGCACAGCCTTTCGCAGCCCTGTAGGCTATCACCTGTTTAAAAACCTGGGCGAGAGAAAAGCCCTGGGTAAAATAAAAGTGGCCCAGATCCTGCTGGGCTTCCCCCCTGAAGCCACCTCTGCCCAGGAGCAGGCACAGGCCCGCCTGGCCGATTCCCTGTACAAGGTGCTGGGGCAGGGCGGCGACTTCAAAGCCCTGGCGGCGCAGTACAGTGCCGATAACCTCACCTATCACAGCGGAGGCGAAATGCTGGATTTTGGCGTGGGGCAGTATGAAAAAGCCTTTGAAGAAGCTGCTTTTGGTCTGCCGGAAGATGGCGCCATCAGCAAGCCTGTCAGGAGCAGCTTTGGGTATCATATTATCAAAAGGCTGCAACGCCTGCCCGTTCCCGAAGGAGCAGACAACAGTTACCGGGAAGAGATCAGGTTCCTGGTGCAGCGCAGTGACCGCATGGCCGTAGCCCGGAAAGTACTCTATAAAAAAATACTGGAGCTCACCGGATATAAAACGTATACAGTTGACCTGGAAGCGCTGGGCCATTATGCGGACAGTGTACTCCGCCAGGAATACAGTGCCGGCCAATCCATGCCGGATCCCCAAACGCCGCTGTTCTCTTTCAGCGGGCAGGTATTCCGGGTACCCGATTTCAGGACCTTTTTGCAGACTACCGTACGGGTAGAACCGAAAAACGCCCGTGGCCCGCAGCAATTGCTGGATGCTTTCACAGAAAGAGCCGCTTTTGATTATTACCGCAATCACCTGGAAACATATAATACTGAATTTGCTTCCCAGCTGCATGAGTTCCAGGAAGGCAACCTGCTTTTTGAGATCATGCAGCGCAATGTCTGGGAAAAGGCTGCAGCTGATAGTACCGGACTGGCAAAATTCTATGCCGCCAACAGTAGCAAATACTGGTGGGAAGCCAGTGCTGATGCTATCATTTTTACAGCGGCCAGCCAGGAACTGGCGGAAGCTACGCGAACAAGAATAGCGGCTGATCCCAGCCAGTGGCGTAACCTGGTGGAAGCCGCCAATGGCGCATTGCAGGCGGATTCAGGACGTTTTGAGTTAGGGCAGATACCAGTTTTGGAACGAACCAATTTTACGCCCGGCCTGATCACGGCCAACGTGAAGAATGATACGGACAACAGTCTCCTGTTTGCCTATATCTATAAAGTATACAGTGACCGGCAACCGCGTATTTTTGCAGACGCCCGTGGATTTGTGATCAATGATTACCAGCAGGAGCTGGAAGAAAAATGGATTGCGGAATTGAAGAAAAAATACCCAATAAAGATCAATCAAAAGGTCCTTAAGGGTTTACCCCAATAA
- a CDS encoding porin family protein, whose amino-acid sequence MKTLLCIIAACSVSVVGMAQTTPSSSTPRSSIYVKGGLNLANISIDDDGRVDDNKTLASFHVGLMADLPIGNFFAIQPSLLFTGKGTKWQSGNSDDANYFKATTNPMYIELPVNGVFKVPLAEGSSLFIGAGPYVAMGIAGKNKVEGKVLGVEYSRDESIEWSNDDPATGDEEDTGLGIMRRFDFGLNGTAGLQLNKFLISVNYGHGLSKLQSGSDSDDDNKNKHRVWSLSVGFGL is encoded by the coding sequence ATGAAAACATTGCTCTGTATTATTGCGGCCTGCAGCGTTAGTGTAGTGGGTATGGCCCAGACCACCCCCAGCAGCAGCACCCCCAGAAGTAGTATCTATGTAAAAGGCGGCCTTAACTTAGCCAATATATCCATAGATGATGATGGACGGGTTGACGACAACAAGACGTTGGCCAGTTTCCATGTAGGCCTCATGGCCGATCTGCCGATCGGTAATTTCTTCGCCATCCAACCTTCACTCTTATTTACCGGTAAAGGCACCAAATGGCAAAGCGGCAACTCGGATGACGCCAATTATTTCAAAGCCACCACCAATCCCATGTATATTGAATTACCGGTGAATGGCGTTTTTAAAGTTCCCCTTGCAGAGGGTTCCAGCTTGTTCATTGGCGCCGGTCCTTATGTAGCCATGGGTATAGCCGGTAAGAACAAAGTAGAAGGAAAAGTGCTGGGTGTGGAATACAGCAGGGATGAAAGTATCGAATGGAGCAATGATGATCCTGCCACCGGTGATGAAGAAGATACCGGCCTGGGTATTATGCGCCGCTTTGATTTCGGTCTGAACGGTACAGCCGGTCTGCAACTGAACAAATTCCTGATCTCTGTGAACTATGGTCATGGACTGTCTAAACTGCAATCCGGTTCCGACAGCGATGATGACAATAAGAACAAGCACCGTGTGTGGAGCCTCTCTGTAGGTTTCGGTTTGTAG